The stretch of DNA tgtgctctttctttttctcctgcccCATCTCGtagtaaatgtgtgttcagatttgacCCCCCcatatgatgtcataaggggatctgttaaTCATGTGACCACCTCCAGACCTTAaacaggccgactgtccccgccAGCTGAAAACCTCTTCAATCCATCTCACCGTCCTCtaatgttttttcctctctaagTCCAGCTCCCTGTAACACCAAGACGTGATGGCAAAGCAGAGGATTGTTTCGgttcttctaaaacggagcgttTAGACAGCGAACCtgctctagtaggacctccaaacacAAGCACCAACtataaaatgagcagaatatgagaCCTTGACTCCAACCTCCTTTTACATGTGTATCTCAGATCTTCATATGAGTTTAAGTAGCCCTATGTACGACAACCTTGTCTCAGTTTgtgccactagatggcagcacctctctgctggttgcaCATGCGGATACAAACGGGAGCAAAAGCGGAAGTACAGTATCTAACAGCGAACACTGAAATGTCAGCAGCTGCTTCCGTCTACGTCCACAACACCTGAGCTGCTTTGTACAGGTAACCCTCTTCGTCATTACTGAATGTCTCGCCCGCCGCCTCCCGGTTGAACTTGGCAcgatggaggatgaggagaagctGCGATCCTTCATGTTCCTCATGACTTACATGCTGCTGAAGCGCAGGAGAGACGTGAACAACGCAAACATTCAGAGGCGCAATGAGATCCAAAAGCGCATCCGGCACCGGCAGTATTTCTtccagagacagaggaggatgcTCATGGTCagtccccctcctctctgtctcatttaCACGTTTCACTTAGTGCCACACTGCACCAGCGATGCTCCATATTGCAGTATATTTTGTATGTCATTTGAACAAAGCTCTTGGTTTGGAATAACAGATTATTTTCCCAGTAACTGATCAATTGTTTGGTGCATTAAACTACCatgaaataatagaaatattaaaTTTCCAGAGCCCTgagtgatgtcttcaaatatGCTGTTTTGTCTTACAAAGTCAAAACATCCAATGTTTTGACTttgtaattaatgtaattaattaaaaacagaggATATTGCGAAGTGATCAGCTGAAATTAGAGATTGTCTttgactgaaatgattattaGACCATCAAAATTATTggagattaattttctgttgataaaTGGATTCATCGCTTAGTTATTTCAACCCTACACATAAAATAGCAGAAGAGTTCTAGTTATACAAGCAACAAAGATAAAGTAAAGCCGAGTGATAGGCAACACAAATCTTACCAAAAAGATACAGACTAAATAAAACACACGTGGCCTCTTCTCTTTTTACACTATAAGCAATAACAgggatgtattttttttactctcacCAACTAGAgcaggaacatttttttttattggtaaTGTATTAACAGATATAAAATCTGGCATTAGGTATAATAAAATTCATCACGTAGACTTTGTTGTTATATTTCTTTCTGCAATTAaggaaaccaaacaaaacaggaaatctTTATATTATCATTTCTTTCTATTAATCTCTATTATTGTTTCTTATtattaattttgaaataattctATTATTGATCTCCATCTCCCCAGATGATGATAGCAGGAGGTATCCGCTCCAATGTCCGCATCCGCACTCGCCCCTGGACAACCACTCCGAGCACCGATTGGTGGGAGCGGGTGGTGATGACGGAATTCCAGCCGTCTGATTGGCTGGATAAGTTCCGTATGAGTCGGGAGACGTTCTTCTACCTCTGTGACAAGCTGAGGCCCCGTCTGGCTCGCCAGGACACCAGCTTCCGCCAGGCGCTGCCGGTGGAGAAACGTGTAGCAGTGGCTTTGTGGCGTCTGGCATCCAACATTGAGTACCGAACCATCAGCACCCTGTTTGGTGTGGGGAAGTCCACCGTGTGCAGGTGTGTCAGAGACATGTGTCACGCCATTGTGGCGCTCCTCAGCTCCGTCTACTTGCGGCCCCCCACTGAGCAGGACCTGGAGGATGCAGCCCAGCTCTTCCTGTCCCACTGGGGCTTCCCTCACTGCGTCGCTACCATAGCAACACTGCACACCGCTATCATCACCCCATCAAACAACGCGTCTGACTATGCCAACCCCGCCGGCTGGCTCTCAGTGCTGTCTCAGGTAAGAAGGGCACCCATCTGCAAATACATGCTCGCTGGATGTCCCGCATCACCTTTTGACCTCTCGCCTCTCTCTGTTTGGTGCTTCAGGTGGCTGTTAG from Pempheris klunzingeri isolate RE-2024b chromosome 13, fPemKlu1.hap1, whole genome shotgun sequence encodes:
- the LOC139212351 gene encoding uncharacterized protein, whose translation is MEDEEKLRSFMFLMTYMLLKRRRDVNNANIQRRNEIQKRIRHRQYFFQRQRRMLMMMIAGGIRSNVRIRTRPWTTTPSTDWWERVVMTEFQPSDWLDKFRMSRETFFYLCDKLRPRLARQDTSFRQALPVEKRVAVALWRLASNIEYRTISTLFGVGKSTVCRCVRDMCHAIVALLSSVYLRPPTEQDLEDAAQLFLSHWGFPHCVATIATLHTAIITPSNNASDYANPAGWLSVLSQVAVSGQGQFWDVCASFPGGTDPADILQNSSLWATAAEGGLSPAAPPIFMGKPLRYMLLGETCYPLQSWLMKAYPEEKGRRASHTALTEPQRLFNRRLTRALRVSEEALLRLRARWQCLSKRNDCGLDVVPTMILACCILHNMCESHGDAFKAEWQMEVAEAESPQPSHKQLLSTSMDQSDAEEVRHLFCDYFQQQNN